The Actinomycetota bacterium genome contains a region encoding:
- a CDS encoding APC family permease, whose translation MSASDGFKRLILGRALRSDRLGETFLSKKIALPVFASDALSSNAYATQEILLVLSLGGLALYEWGPLVAAGVVLIYFTVVASYRQTVHAYPSGGGDYEVVTHNLGPNWGVLVASALLIDYVMTVAVSIASAIANLGSVFPIINTHNVWWAVAAIVVITLLNLRGIKESGALFAIPTYFFMASIFIMIGTAIIRTLFGANLEAESASWQIIPEGSFTAFALVFLIARAFSSGTTALTGIEAVANGVPAFKPPKSKNAATTLLLMGAISMAMFSGITWLALKTNVHVTENDADLIGLPAGQTQKTVIVQVADAVFGNFTIAVLVVSLATALILALAANTAFNGFPVLGSILARDGYLPRQLHTRGDRLAFSNGILSLAGLAVILMIIYQADVTALIQLYILGVFVSFTLSQIGMVRHWTRLLKHETDRKARAKMIRSRAINSFGCVLTGIVLVIVLLTKFTHGAWIVVIAMPVIFGLMKAIRRHYDRVANELATTETERVILPSRVHALVLVSKIHKPTLRALAYARASRPTVLEAITVNVDDHDTARLQEEWADREIPVTLKILDSPYREITRPIITYVRELRTDNPNDIVTVFIPEYVVGRWWEQLLHNQSALRLKSRLLFTPGVMVTSVPWQLASSEDAIDQDI comes from the coding sequence GTGTCAGCCTCAGACGGATTCAAGCGACTCATTCTTGGTCGAGCGCTGCGAAGTGACCGGCTTGGCGAAACCTTTCTCTCGAAGAAGATCGCGCTGCCGGTATTCGCCAGTGACGCACTTTCGTCCAATGCCTACGCAACTCAAGAGATTCTGCTCGTGCTCTCTCTCGGCGGGCTTGCTCTCTATGAATGGGGACCGCTTGTAGCTGCTGGCGTCGTACTGATCTATTTCACTGTCGTCGCCTCATATCGGCAGACCGTGCACGCCTACCCAAGTGGTGGTGGCGACTATGAAGTGGTCACGCACAATCTAGGTCCCAACTGGGGCGTGCTGGTCGCCAGTGCATTGCTCATCGACTACGTGATGACAGTGGCGGTGTCGATAGCCTCAGCCATAGCCAACCTCGGCTCGGTCTTCCCGATCATCAACACGCACAATGTGTGGTGGGCGGTCGCAGCGATCGTGGTGATCACTCTGCTCAATCTTCGAGGCATCAAGGAATCCGGCGCTCTCTTCGCCATTCCGACCTACTTCTTCATGGCTTCGATCTTCATCATGATCGGCACAGCGATCATACGGACGCTCTTCGGTGCGAATCTGGAGGCTGAGAGCGCCTCTTGGCAGATCATTCCGGAGGGATCCTTCACCGCGTTCGCCCTGGTGTTCCTGATCGCTCGAGCCTTCTCCTCAGGCACTACTGCGCTGACTGGTATCGAGGCGGTGGCCAACGGAGTGCCGGCCTTCAAGCCACCCAAGTCAAAGAACGCTGCTACAACTCTGCTCCTGATGGGTGCCATCTCGATGGCCATGTTCTCTGGCATCACGTGGCTGGCTCTGAAGACCAATGTGCATGTGACCGAGAATGATGCGGACCTCATTGGACTGCCTGCTGGTCAGACGCAGAAGACGGTGATCGTGCAAGTTGCTGATGCGGTATTCGGCAATTTCACGATCGCGGTACTGGTGGTCTCGCTCGCCACCGCCCTGATCCTGGCCCTGGCGGCCAACACTGCCTTCAACGGATTCCCGGTGTTGGGCTCAATCCTGGCGCGGGATGGATACCTGCCACGACAGTTGCACACTCGCGGCGATCGGCTTGCCTTCAGCAACGGCATCTTGAGCCTGGCCGGACTCGCAGTGATCCTGATGATCATCTACCAAGCAGATGTGACGGCTTTGATTCAGCTGTACATCCTTGGAGTGTTCGTTTCCTTCACGTTGAGCCAGATCGGCATGGTCCGCCACTGGACGCGCTTACTCAAGCACGAAACAGATCGCAAAGCTCGAGCGAAGATGATTCGCTCACGTGCGATCAATTCCTTCGGCTGCGTGCTGACCGGCATCGTGTTGGTGATTGTGCTGCTCACCAAGTTCACGCATGGTGCCTGGATCGTAGTGATTGCCATGCCGGTCATCTTCGGTCTGATGAAGGCCATTCGGCGCCACTACGACCGCGTTGCGAATGAACTTGCAACGACTGAGACTGAACGAGTCATCCTGCCCTCTCGTGTGCATGCACTTGTGCTGGTGTCCAAGATTCACAAGCCGACCCTCCGAGCGCTTGCCTACGCGCGAGCAAGCCGTCCAACGGTCCTGGAGGCCATCACCGTCAACGTCGATGATCACGACACCGCGCGATTGCAAGAAGAGTGGGCTGATCGCGAGATTCCTGTGACCCTGAAGATTCTTGATTCCCCGTACCGCGAAATCACCAGGCCCATCATCACCTATGTGCGTGAACTGCGCACGGACAACCCCAATGACATCGTCACAGTGTTCATTCCGGAGTACGTCGTTGGCAGGTGGTGGGAGCAGCTGCTGCACAACCAGTCGGCATTGCGCTTGAAGAGTCGATTGCTGTTCACTCCTGGCGTGATGGTCACAAGCGTGCCCTGGCAGTTGGCATCTAGTGAAGATGCCATCGACCAGGACATCTGA